One segment of Acidimicrobiia bacterium DNA contains the following:
- a CDS encoding VOC family protein, with translation MITSTHAIIYAEDAERARAFFRDVLELPHVDAHDGWLIFRLPPAELGIHPTEAGPNSGRHELFLMCDDIHRTVEDLRSKGVEFATPVEDQGFGLVTTLRVPGGGSLGLYQPKHATAYER, from the coding sequence GTGATCACGAGCACGCACGCCATCATCTACGCCGAGGACGCCGAACGGGCCCGAGCCTTCTTCCGGGACGTGCTCGAGCTTCCCCACGTCGACGCCCACGACGGTTGGCTCATCTTCCGGTTGCCCCCGGCGGAGCTCGGGATCCACCCCACCGAGGCGGGGCCGAACAGCGGTCGTCACGAGCTGTTCCTGATGTGCGACGACATCCATCGCACCGTCGAGGACCTGCGCAGCAAGGGGGTCGAGTTCGCGACACCGGTCGAGGACCAGGGCTTCGGGCTCGTCACCACGCTGCGAGTCCCCGGAGGCGGGAGTTTGGGCCTGTATCAGCCCAAGCACGCGACCGCCTACGAACGCTGA
- a CDS encoding amidohydrolase family protein, whose protein sequence is MIRGGIVVDGLGHEPVAADVAIDDGRITGIGGVAERGRQELDADGRLVTPGFVDIHTHLDAQLAWDPLATSSCWHGVTSLVLGNCGVTFAPCRPEDRRYLAELMESVEDVPADSIMAGIGWDWETYGDYLASVAAWAKGVNVGGMVGHCAVRYHAMGERSLEDEPASEEDLAAMRALVDEAMAAGALGFSTSRTMLHRVPDGRAVPGTHAEARELLAIADVLRARGAGTFEAAPALGERDENGTGRTRAEVELLGEIAIATGRPVTFGLTQTKRSPELHEEALDVVEAARRRGALLSPQTTARGIGMLFGIVHRTPYDRAPAWQALRELGLDERLDALRDPVRRAALIDATRDLATIPPEELFVLPPGDARYDLGPADSLAGHARRLGVSPAEAFVTLTLERDGHTLFNWPFLNDDLDAVATMLRHPHTVMGLADAGAHVGLIMDSSQPTFLLTYWVREQGLLSVTDAVRRLTSDPARLFGIEDRGALVPGAHADVNVIDLEGLGLPQPEYVHDYPAGAGRYVQRARGYAWTIVNGEVFMEDGQHTGALAGRVLRSGAR, encoded by the coding sequence GTGATCCGCGGCGGAATCGTGGTCGACGGTCTCGGCCACGAGCCCGTCGCCGCCGACGTCGCGATCGACGACGGTCGGATCACCGGCATCGGAGGGGTGGCCGAGCGGGGGCGGCAGGAGCTCGACGCCGACGGACGCCTCGTGACGCCGGGGTTCGTCGACATCCACACCCACCTCGACGCCCAGCTCGCGTGGGACCCGCTGGCCACCTCGTCGTGCTGGCACGGCGTGACGTCGCTCGTGCTGGGGAACTGCGGCGTGACGTTCGCACCCTGTCGACCCGAGGACCGCCGCTATCTCGCCGAGCTCATGGAGTCGGTCGAGGACGTCCCCGCCGACTCGATCATGGCTGGCATCGGCTGGGACTGGGAGACCTACGGCGACTACCTCGCTTCGGTCGCCGCGTGGGCGAAGGGCGTGAACGTCGGCGGGATGGTGGGCCACTGCGCGGTTCGCTACCACGCGATGGGCGAGCGAAGCCTCGAGGACGAGCCGGCCTCCGAGGAGGACCTCGCGGCGATGCGCGCGCTCGTCGATGAGGCGATGGCCGCAGGTGCGCTCGGCTTCTCGACCTCACGCACGATGCTGCACCGCGTCCCCGACGGTCGAGCGGTGCCGGGGACGCACGCGGAGGCGCGGGAGCTCCTCGCGATCGCCGACGTGCTGCGCGCCCGAGGTGCCGGCACGTTCGAGGCCGCGCCTGCGCTCGGTGAGCGCGACGAGAACGGGACCGGGCGCACGCGGGCCGAGGTGGAGCTGCTCGGCGAGATCGCCATCGCGACCGGCCGCCCGGTCACGTTCGGGCTGACCCAGACGAAGCGGTCGCCCGAGCTCCACGAGGAGGCCTTGGACGTCGTCGAGGCGGCGCGAAGGCGAGGCGCCCTGCTCTCGCCGCAGACCACGGCCCGCGGCATCGGAATGCTCTTCGGCATCGTGCACCGCACGCCCTACGACCGAGCGCCGGCCTGGCAGGCGCTGCGGGAGCTGGGCCTCGACGAGCGACTCGACGCCCTGCGCGACCCGGTTCGGCGGGCCGCGCTCATCGACGCCACGCGTGACCTGGCGACGATCCCGCCGGAGGAGCTCTTCGTGCTGCCGCCGGGCGACGCTCGCTACGACCTGGGTCCGGCCGACAGCCTGGCCGGCCACGCCCGGCGGCTCGGCGTCTCACCGGCGGAGGCCTTCGTCACGCTCACGCTGGAGCGTGACGGTCACACGCTGTTCAACTGGCCCTTCTTGAACGACGACCTGGACGCGGTCGCCACGATGCTGCGTCATCCTCACACCGTGATGGGCCTCGCTGACGCTGGGGCGCACGTCGGGTTGATCATGGACTCGAGCCAGCCCACGTTCCTCCTGACCTACTGGGTCCGCGAGCAGGGGTTGCTGTCGGTGACCGACGCCGTCCGCCGGCTGACGTCCGATCCCGCCCGCCTGTTCGGGATCGAGGACCGCGGCGCCCTGGTCCCTGGCGCCCACGCGGATGTCAACGTCATCGACCTCGAGGGGCTCGGGCTGCCCCAACCCGAGTACGTGCACGACTACCCGGCCGGTGCCGGGCGCTACGTCCAGCGAGCGCGCGGGTACGCCTGGACCATCGTGAACGGCGAGGTGTTCATGGAGGACGGGCAGCACACCGGTGCGCTGGCGGGTCGGGTGTTGCGGAGCGGCGCCCGGTAA
- a CDS encoding CPBP family glutamic-type intramembrane protease, protein MAGPIAAPPERAGVWVWRRWTRWPLTPGILVVAALAVAVDAVTAWQNVSIGSLGRVAMSPALPLGVLLACLVGPRRLGLDRANLMAWREFLAVSGLVLILGVWHYIVRVAGTREGIGLVLAAFDEELIYRLAVLIVVGAAAAALLRRDWHNPEDWGLVPGLVALAGSGLVFTLLPGHVAQMSNTLHALPFVSLGIVLGYVVLRTGALFPAVAVHASLNLVTIAALSSDTPGTWRAAFAATALVTLVVATIVAGIRLGILQRRWVRSSWPRAA, encoded by the coding sequence TTGGCAGGCCCGATTGCGGCCCCGCCGGAGCGTGCGGGGGTCTGGGTCTGGCGCCGCTGGACCCGCTGGCCGCTGACGCCCGGCATCCTGGTCGTCGCCGCGCTCGCCGTCGCGGTGGACGCGGTCACGGCGTGGCAGAACGTGTCGATCGGCTCGCTCGGTCGGGTGGCGATGTCGCCCGCGCTCCCGCTCGGCGTCCTCCTCGCCTGTCTCGTGGGCCCGCGCCGCCTCGGGCTGGACCGCGCCAACCTCATGGCCTGGCGCGAGTTCCTCGCCGTCAGCGGCCTGGTCCTGATCCTCGGCGTGTGGCACTACATCGTGCGGGTCGCGGGCACGCGCGAGGGGATCGGGCTCGTCCTCGCCGCCTTCGACGAGGAGCTCATCTATCGGCTGGCGGTCTTGATCGTCGTCGGCGCCGCCGCGGCCGCGCTCCTGCGGCGCGACTGGCACAACCCAGAGGACTGGGGGCTGGTGCCCGGCCTGGTGGCGCTCGCCGGCTCCGGGCTCGTCTTCACGCTGCTGCCCGGCCACGTCGCCCAGATGAGCAACACGTTGCACGCACTGCCGTTCGTGTCGCTCGGGATCGTCCTCGGGTACGTCGTGCTCCGGACTGGCGCCCTGTTCCCCGCGGTCGCGGTGCACGCGTCGCTCAACCTCGTCACCATCGCCGCGCTGAGCAGCGACACACCGGGCACGTGGCGCGCCGCGTTCGCGGCCACCGCCCTCGTCACCCTCGTCGTCGCCACGATCGTGGCCGGCATCCGGCTCGGGATCCTGCAGCGGCGCTGGGTCCGCTCATCGTGGCCGCGCGCCGCATGA
- a CDS encoding nitroreductase family protein yields MELSEAIRTTAAVRDFTDQAVSDEEVYRLLDSARFAPSGGNRQGWRVVLVKDRALRRSLRDVYTRVWYEYVAQASAGLVPWAPITDRDAERRALARAPEIAVQAAAGPGGFAEHLDAVPVLLVVLADLRVLAATDRDGGRYTIVGGASVYPFAWSLLLAARDAGLGGVVTTMVTREEPEVRRLLSVPDEYAVAALVALGRPSDQPTRLRRAAVADFTTIDRFDGAPLGPAP; encoded by the coding sequence GTGGAGCTCAGCGAAGCCATCCGCACCACCGCCGCCGTCCGCGACTTCACCGATCAGGCGGTGTCCGACGAGGAGGTCTACCGCCTCCTCGATTCGGCTCGCTTCGCGCCGAGTGGCGGGAACCGCCAAGGCTGGCGCGTCGTCCTCGTCAAGGATCGAGCCCTGCGGCGGTCGCTGCGCGACGTCTACACGCGGGTGTGGTACGAGTACGTGGCGCAGGCGTCCGCCGGTCTGGTGCCGTGGGCGCCGATCACCGATCGGGACGCCGAGCGGCGCGCCCTGGCCCGGGCGCCGGAGATCGCGGTCCAGGCCGCAGCCGGGCCCGGCGGGTTCGCCGAGCACCTCGACGCTGTGCCGGTGCTGCTCGTCGTGCTCGCCGACCTCCGCGTCCTCGCCGCCACCGACCGGGATGGGGGCCGCTACACGATCGTCGGAGGGGCGTCCGTCTACCCCTTCGCGTGGAGCCTGCTGCTCGCGGCCCGAGACGCCGGCTTGGGCGGCGTGGTGACGACGATGGTGACCCGGGAGGAGCCCGAGGTCCGACGGCTGCTCTCGGTACCGGACGAGTACGCGGTGGCGGCGCTCGTCGCCCTCGGGCGCCCGAGCGACCAGCCGACCCGGCTCCGACGCGCCGCGGTCGCCGACTTCACCACCATCGACCGATTCGACGGAGCTCCGCTCGGTCCCGCGCCGTGA
- a CDS encoding DUF975 family protein, with protein MSQLPPPPPPPPPGSQPPPPPSPSTGGSFSVGEAISYGWSAYWKNVGPLVVMALIILVVNLFIVLIGSGVSGVAGRLVLQLISFVVGIVLAMGLIRASLAVVEGRSPEVGLLFRSDGFGPYLVAAVLVTLGVAVGLVLCVVPGIILAVMWHFFGFVIVENPDTSPVDAIRRSAEITRGYRWQLLGLGLLLIGINIVGALACGVGLLFTYGITAVTVAYAYKTLSGQPVVPA; from the coding sequence ATGTCACAACTGCCGCCTCCGCCCCCTCCACCGCCGCCGGGCTCGCAGCCGCCGCCTCCGCCGTCGCCCTCGACCGGAGGATCGTTCAGCGTCGGCGAGGCGATCTCCTACGGCTGGAGCGCGTACTGGAAGAACGTCGGCCCGCTCGTCGTCATGGCCCTCATCATCCTCGTCGTGAACCTCTTCATCGTGCTGATCGGCTCCGGCGTCTCCGGTGTCGCCGGTCGGCTGGTCCTGCAGCTCATCAGCTTCGTCGTCGGGATCGTCCTGGCGATGGGGTTGATCCGAGCCTCGCTCGCCGTCGTCGAGGGCCGCAGCCCCGAGGTCGGTCTCCTGTTCCGCAGCGACGGCTTCGGGCCGTACCTCGTCGCCGCGGTCCTCGTCACCCTGGGCGTGGCGGTTGGTCTGGTCCTCTGCGTCGTACCCGGGATCATCCTGGCCGTCATGTGGCACTTCTTCGGCTTCGTGATCGTGGAGAACCCCGACACGAGCCCGGTCGACGCCATCCGACGGTCGGCCGAGATCACCCGCGGCTACCGCTGGCAGCTCCTCGGCCTCGGCCTGCTGCTGATCGGGATCAACATCGTGGGCGCGCTGGCCTGCGGGGTCGGTCTGCTCTTCACCTACGGCATCACCGCGGTGACGGTCGCGTACGCGTACAAGACCTTGAGCGGACAGCCCGTCGTCCCCGCGTAG
- a CDS encoding VOC family protein, translating into MPSSLGLVLDCRDPDQLAPFWSAALDYTTAGGAGGYVLLVPAGRPGPHLLLQRVPEARVGKNRMHLDLHTPDIEAEATRLTGLGARRLAAVPLEEHGSHWIVMADPEGNEFCVCDGGGGC; encoded by the coding sequence GTGCCGTCGTCGCTCGGCCTCGTCCTCGACTGCCGGGACCCGGACCAGCTGGCCCCCTTCTGGTCGGCGGCGCTCGACTACACGACTGCCGGCGGCGCCGGCGGCTACGTCCTGCTCGTCCCCGCGGGACGGCCGGGCCCGCACCTCCTCCTGCAGCGCGTCCCGGAGGCCCGGGTGGGCAAGAACCGGATGCACCTCGATCTCCACACGCCGGACATCGAGGCCGAGGCGACGCGCCTGACCGGGCTCGGGGCGCGGCGCCTCGCCGCCGTGCCGCTCGAGGAGCACGGCAGCCACTGGATCGTCATGGCCGACCCGGAGGGCAACGAGTTCTGCGTCTGCGACGGCGGCGGGGGCTGCTAG
- a CDS encoding nuclear transport factor 2 family protein: MPSEDQIRETVERYLKTFSAGDREGWLDLFTADATIEDPVGSDVCRGRDEIGGFWDRSRAAADHITLRLVQGPGGNDREAAFAMEAHAELGGATMIVPTIDVMTFADDGRIASQRAFWHASGVRTA, encoded by the coding sequence GTGCCGAGCGAGGATCAGATCCGTGAGACCGTCGAGCGCTACCTGAAGACCTTCAGCGCCGGAGATCGGGAGGGCTGGCTCGACCTGTTCACGGCCGACGCGACCATCGAGGACCCGGTCGGCAGCGACGTCTGCCGGGGCCGCGACGAGATCGGCGGCTTCTGGGACCGCAGCCGGGCCGCCGCTGACCACATCACGCTGCGCCTCGTCCAGGGCCCCGGCGGGAACGACCGCGAGGCGGCCTTCGCCATGGAGGCCCACGCGGAGCTCGGTGGGGCCACCATGATCGTCCCGACCATCGACGTCATGACCTTCGCCGACGACGGCCGGATCGCGAGCCAGCGCGCCTTCTGGCACGCGTCCGGGGTCCGGACCGCCTGA
- a CDS encoding LLM class flavin-dependent oxidoreductase, producing MAAVELWTLGLPLPRYAALQAERAEAGGWDGILFPDSQNLAGDVYAALALAATATGRLGLGTGVTNPYTRHPAVTAAAIASVQELSEGRAVLGIGRGDSSLAYLGLAPAPVAVFGSYVERVQAYLRGDEPTAPDEALPGIDAGSLPLGRRPGRRLEWLARSSLPKVPVDVVATGPRVLALGARTADRLTVSVGADPTRVSWAIQTARRAREAADLDPAGVSFGAYVNVAAHPEPAEALRLARPALLSFARFSAMHGAAVGPASEADRAVLERIPRAYDMTRHFRHREDEGAVLPRVVHDPLRRRRHPGGLRGASRRARGPRARPPRRGRPEPGRRRSRAGSGALLPRGGRARSACRLSPRRPRPDGGRRGAAPLRPVAVGTASSPRRRRRRRTRCPPGRP from the coding sequence GTGGCAGCCGTCGAGCTGTGGACCTTGGGTCTCCCGCTGCCGCGCTACGCCGCGCTCCAGGCCGAGCGCGCCGAAGCTGGGGGCTGGGACGGGATCCTGTTCCCCGACTCCCAGAACCTGGCCGGCGACGTCTACGCGGCGCTGGCCCTCGCGGCCACCGCCACCGGTCGGCTCGGGCTCGGGACCGGCGTGACGAACCCGTACACACGTCACCCCGCGGTCACCGCCGCGGCGATCGCCAGCGTCCAGGAGCTCTCGGAGGGCCGGGCCGTGCTCGGGATCGGTCGGGGCGACTCGTCGCTCGCCTACCTCGGGCTCGCGCCCGCGCCGGTCGCCGTCTTCGGGTCGTACGTGGAGCGGGTGCAGGCGTACCTGCGCGGCGACGAGCCCACGGCCCCGGACGAGGCGCTCCCCGGCATCGACGCCGGCTCGCTGCCGCTCGGCCGCCGGCCGGGCCGGCGGCTCGAGTGGCTGGCCCGGTCGTCGCTCCCGAAGGTCCCGGTCGACGTGGTGGCCACGGGTCCTCGGGTCCTCGCCCTCGGTGCCCGCACCGCCGACCGGCTCACCGTGAGTGTCGGCGCCGACCCGACGCGGGTCTCGTGGGCGATCCAGACCGCGCGCCGGGCCCGGGAGGCAGCCGACCTCGACCCGGCCGGCGTCTCGTTCGGCGCGTACGTGAACGTTGCCGCGCACCCCGAGCCGGCCGAGGCGCTGCGGCTCGCCCGCCCTGCGCTCCTGTCCTTCGCCCGCTTCTCGGCGATGCACGGCGCCGCGGTCGGACCCGCCTCCGAAGCGGACCGCGCCGTGCTCGAGCGCATCCCGCGCGCGTACGACATGACGCGACACTTCCGCCACCGGGAGGACGAAGGCGCGGTCCTCCCCCGCGTCGTTCATGACCCGCTTCGGCGTCGTCGGCACCCCGGCGGACTGCGCGGCGCGTCTCGCCGCGCTCGTGGCCCTCGGGCTCGACCGCCTCGTCGTGGTCGGCCCGAACCCGGACGGCGGCGGAGCCGCGCCGGAAGCGGCGCGCTGCTTCCTCGAGGAGGTCGCGCCCGGAGTGCGTGCCGGTTGAGCCCACGCCGGCCCCGACCGGACGGAGGAAGGCGAGGTGCCGCGCCGCTGCGCCCGGTGGCGGTGGGGACGGCTAGCAGCCCCCGCCGCCGTCGCAGACGCAGAACTCGTTGCCCTCCGGGTCGGCCATGA
- a CDS encoding GGDEF domain-containing protein yields MGGISTRQEMRFSAAMWTIGAVTGLVGSFVPHGPGVNADGWLALSGAAAIIAIWSWRHDVEIPLKVQYVLSVLAAAAVGTALLCAHHSPAIFVAASLYVLPTIYTAAFYDSRPFGLYLVSQAIILGVLLFTSGQPAAPAAWVFETTTISALGVVVHRLRAALIEMATTDPLTGLANRRAFEAILERELAQRQRNGRPLCIAVIDLDHFKAINDEHGHVVGDQVLTDVATAWCRRLRKFDVLARYGGDEFVVMFPAASVTEATDILARMRTSAAHQFSAGVVEANGHPNPPELLRAADRACYLAKESGRGHIQIAGEL; encoded by the coding sequence ATGGGCGGCATCTCCACCCGACAAGAGATGCGGTTCTCGGCCGCGATGTGGACCATCGGGGCCGTGACGGGGCTCGTCGGCTCCTTCGTCCCCCACGGCCCCGGCGTGAACGCCGACGGCTGGCTGGCGCTGAGCGGAGCGGCGGCCATCATCGCCATCTGGTCGTGGCGTCACGACGTCGAGATCCCGCTGAAGGTTCAGTACGTGCTCTCGGTCCTCGCCGCCGCCGCGGTTGGCACCGCCCTGTTGTGCGCGCACCACAGCCCCGCGATCTTCGTGGCCGCGAGCCTCTACGTGTTGCCCACCATCTACACGGCGGCGTTCTACGACAGCCGGCCCTTCGGCCTCTACCTCGTCTCGCAGGCCATCATCCTCGGCGTCCTCCTGTTCACGTCCGGCCAGCCCGCTGCGCCGGCGGCGTGGGTGTTCGAGACGACCACGATCAGCGCGCTCGGCGTCGTGGTCCACCGCCTGCGGGCCGCGCTCATCGAGATGGCCACCACCGACCCGCTCACTGGGTTGGCCAACCGCCGAGCGTTCGAAGCCATCCTCGAACGCGAGCTCGCCCAGCGCCAGCGCAACGGCCGTCCGCTGTGCATCGCGGTCATCGACCTCGACCACTTCAAGGCGATCAACGACGAGCACGGGCACGTCGTCGGCGATCAGGTGCTCACGGACGTCGCCACCGCGTGGTGCCGGCGACTGCGCAAGTTCGACGTGCTGGCCCGCTACGGCGGCGACGAGTTCGTCGTCATGTTCCCGGCCGCGTCAGTGACTGAAGCGACCGACATCCTGGCCCGAATGCGCACGTCGGCGGCCCACCAGTTCTCGGCCGGTGTGGTCGAAGCGAACGGCCACCCGAACCCACCAGAGCTGTTGAGGGCGGCGGACAGGGCCTGCTACCTCGCCAAGGAGAGCGGTCGCGGGCACATCCAGATCGCCGGCGAGCTGTGA
- a CDS encoding phospholipase, which translates to MTPLPARCRVGAGGLAVLLGAAATGLSPGAAESARATPAAPTFAVGARLETFVDATRPTPANGSFAGSPTRTLPTLVLYPAVGPAGPTDRTGAAPAGRALPLIVFSHGSNSDGPTYEPLLRQWAEAGFVVAAPTFPLSRHGAPGGDTVADYPHQPGDVSFVITSMLRLSRDPRARFRNVIDARRVGVVGHSLGAITTLGVAVNSCCADARIRAAVSIEGIELPFGSGTFFRGPAVPLLLFHGDADQTIPYSASQRLFADAPSPKYFVTLHGAPHTPFRQTDTATRPAPSWEPVVVTSVVDFLHRYLRGQPAGLTRLRVDATVPGVASIQVG; encoded by the coding sequence ATGACGCCGCTGCCGGCCCGCTGTCGAGTCGGCGCTGGAGGCCTGGCCGTGCTCCTCGGCGCCGCCGCCACCGGGCTGTCGCCGGGCGCGGCCGAGAGCGCGCGCGCGACGCCCGCCGCCCCGACGTTCGCGGTCGGGGCACGCCTCGAGACGTTCGTCGACGCCACCCGTCCGACCCCGGCGAACGGGTCCTTCGCCGGGAGCCCGACTCGCACCCTCCCGACGCTCGTGCTCTACCCGGCGGTGGGGCCGGCGGGCCCCACCGACCGCACCGGCGCCGCGCCGGCCGGCCGCGCCCTCCCGCTCATCGTGTTCTCGCACGGCAGCAATTCGGACGGCCCCACGTACGAGCCCCTGCTGCGCCAGTGGGCCGAGGCGGGGTTCGTCGTGGCCGCGCCGACCTTCCCGCTCTCGAGGCACGGGGCGCCCGGCGGCGACACGGTCGCCGACTACCCGCACCAGCCCGGCGACGTCAGCTTCGTCATCACCTCGATGCTGCGCCTGAGCCGCGACCCCCGAGCGCGGTTCCGGAACGTGATCGACGCCCGCCGGGTGGGCGTGGTCGGGCACTCGCTCGGCGCGATCACGACCCTCGGCGTGGCGGTGAACAGCTGCTGCGCCGACGCTCGCATCCGCGCCGCGGTGTCGATCGAGGGGATCGAGCTCCCCTTCGGCAGCGGGACCTTCTTCCGCGGTCCCGCGGTTCCGCTCCTCCTGTTCCACGGCGACGCCGACCAGACCATCCCCTACTCGGCGAGCCAGCGCCTGTTCGCGGACGCACCGAGCCCGAAGTACTTCGTGACCCTCCACGGTGCGCCCCACACCCCGTTCCGCCAGACCGACACCGCCACCCGACCCGCGCCCTCGTGGGAGCCGGTCGTCGTCACTTCCGTCGTCGACTTCCTCCACCGGTACCTGCGGGGGCAGCCGGCCGGGCTCACCCGACTCCGCGTCGACGCCACCGTGCCCGGCGTGGCGTCGATCCAGGTCGGCTGA